A section of the Xiphias gladius isolate SHS-SW01 ecotype Sanya breed wild chromosome 10, ASM1685928v1, whole genome shotgun sequence genome encodes:
- the LOC120795266 gene encoding retinol dehydrogenase 14-like: MMNGKTVILTGANSGIGKATAAGIVKLQGRVIMACRNLSRAEEAAREIRDETGADSTQLVLKQLDLASLTSIQTFCQDIIKEEPRLDVLINNAGVYQCPYTKTEDGFEIQFGVNHLGHFLLTHLLLDLLKRSAPSRIVVVSSKLYKHGHINFEDLNSEHSYDKAFAYSRSKLANLLFTCELARRLEGSGVVVNALTPGIVRTNIGRCIRVPVLAKPMFNLLSWGLFKSPKEGARTSVYLACSPDVEGVQGKCFADCQPQVLLDKATDQEVASKLWDISEVMVGITT; encoded by the exons ATGATGAATGGAAAGACAGTGATATTGACCGGTGCCAACAGCGGGATAGGAAAAGCCACAGCAGCAGGCATTGTGAAGCTCCAGGGCCGTGTGATAATGGCCTGCCGGAACCTGAGCAGGGCTGAGGAGGCTGCACGGGAGATCCGAGATGAGACTGGTGCGGACAGCACACAGCTAGTCCTCAAACAGCTGGACCTCGCCTCGCTGACATCTATACAAACTTTCTGTCAAGACATAATAAAG GAGGAGCCTCGGTTAGATGTGCTTATCAACAACGCTGGTGTCTACCAATGTCCTTACACCAAAACAGAGGACGGCTTTGAGATACAGTTTGGGGTCAACCATCTGGGCCATTTCCTGCTCACCCACCTGCTGCTGGATCTCCTGAAACGATCAGCTCCCAGCCGCATAGTGGTGGTCTCCTCCAAACTCTATAAGCACGGTCACATTAACTTTGAGGACCTGAACAGCGAGCATAGCTACGACAAGGCCTTTGCCTACAGTCGAAGCAAACTAGCCAACCTGTTGTTCACCTGTGAGCTGGCTCGTCGACTCGAGGGCAGCGGAGTTGTGGTGAATGCTCTGACTCCAGGCATAGTGAGGACTAATATTGGGAGGTGTATTCGTGTCCCAGTGTTAGCTAAACCCATGTTTAACCTGCTCTCATGGGGCTTGTTTAAGAGCCCTAAAGAAGGAGCTCGGACTTCAGTCTATTTGGCTTGCAGCCCAGATGTAGAGGGTGTGCAGGGAAAGTGCTTTGCAGATTGTCAGCCTCAGGTTCTGCTGGACAAGGCAACAGACCAGGAGGTAGCCAGTAAACTGTGGGACATTAGTGAAGTCATGGTGGGCATAACCACATGA